The genomic interval TGAGGCTACTTCCTCTTTAGATTCCCTGACCGAAGAAGAGATCACTGCTACGATCAGAGAAGTTTCAGAATTTACGAATCATATCACGATACTGATTGCACACCGGTTATCAACAATCCGTCATGCAGACCGGATTTATGTACTTGAAAAGGGTCATATCATCGAACAGGGCAAACATGCAGACCTCTTAGAAGAGAAAGGACTGTATTATGCTATGTGGAGACAGCAGGTAGGAGAAAGATAAAGCTTAAACTGTTTCTTCGTGAATATCCTGTAAGGTGAGGCCAAGCAGACTTTTAGTTTTGGTATAAGTGATACCTGCGATGATTATAGTCATGCAGCCACCAAACACCACTGCCGGAACAGTTCTCATTAACTTTGCAGTAAGCCCGGATTCAAAAGCACCGATTTCGTTAGAAGAACCAATAAACATACTATTTACAGCTGATACCCGGCCACGCATACGGTCGGGTGTCAGTAATTGCATGATTGTAGACCGGATCAGGACGCTGACGCTATCAAATGCGCCTTCCATGAACAGGAACACTAAAGTCAGATAGAAGTTCTTAGAAAGGCCGTAACAGATAATACTTGTGCCGAAGCCAACTACAGCTACCAGCAGGTTCCTCCAGGGTTTGTTCATCGGGGAGACCCTGGTCATGACCAGCATGGTCAGTACTGCGCCTGCCGAAGCTGCTGCGCGCATAAAACCGAGTCCTTCAGAACCTACCTTTAAAATGTCATTCGCAAAAACAGGTAATAAAGCAACTGCGCCCCCAAAAAATACGGAGAACAAATCAAGGCTCATTGCACCAAGCATCATTTTACTCTTGAATACGAACTGTACGCCTTCTGTCAGGCTTTTCATAATACTTTCTTTAGGAATATATTTTGGCGGATGTGATTTCAGGAAAAATACACAGACTAAAGCGATCAGTATAAAAGCGATGATTACTGTATAAGTAACCGTGATTCCGTAAAAGCCGTAAACCAGTCCTCCAACAGCAGGCCCCAAAATGGATGCGGCCATATAAGAAGAACTGTTCCAGGTACTGGAATTGGGATAAAGTTCTCTGGGAATGGTTATGGCCATTAAAGAAGAAGTAGCCGGGCTAAAGAACCCTCTGGCTATACCTATTCCGAATACCATGCAATACATAATAGGGATGATATAACTTTCCGG from Pedobacter sp. WC2423 carries:
- a CDS encoding MFS transporter; the protein is MDSPTIVDKQDPYAALRYREFRSFLGMRFFFTFAYQMQAVIIGFHIYHLTKDPLALGLVGLCEALPAIGIALYGGYIADKSEKRGLLLKIFLGVFICSLIMLIATSPQMHPYVPESYIIPIMYCMVFGIGIARGFFSPATSSLMAITIPRELYPNSSTWNSSSYMAASILGPAVGGLVYGFYGITVTYTVIIAFILIALVCVFFLKSHPPKYIPKESIMKSLTEGVQFVFKSKMMLGAMSLDLFSVFFGGAVALLPVFANDILKVGSEGLGFMRAAASAGAVLTMLVMTRVSPMNKPWRNLLVAVVGFGTSIICYGLSKNFYLTLVFLFMEGAFDSVSVLIRSTIMQLLTPDRMRGRVSAVNSMFIGSSNEIGAFESGLTAKLMRTVPAVVFGGCMTIIIAGITYTKTKSLLGLTLQDIHEETV